The Lycium barbarum isolate Lr01 chromosome 9, ASM1917538v2, whole genome shotgun sequence genome has a segment encoding these proteins:
- the LOC132611792 gene encoding uncharacterized protein LOC132611792 has translation MDGCFRVIGYPDWWPGNKKEDEKPEEEDEDNNNRVVDQDPIMEEVETRTVDTGGTRLHNLSDEIRKTVILMLNSQRINPNRKMDSKIENSSWIIDSGATNHVTGNPEELSNKQDIPMCPVPCNNYHRNRTKNFSEGMKEEHWKTTTHQEIQALEDNGTWTLETMPPDKKALRCRWVYKIRYNSDGKIERYKARLVIFGNKLEEGIDYNKKFSSAAKVVTIWTFLAIATARN, from the exons ATGGACGGATGTTTTCGAGTCATTGGTTATCCGGATTGGTGGCCAGGAAATAAAAAAGAAGATGAGAAACCAGAGGAAGAAGACGAGGACAACAACAACAGAGTGGTGGACCAGGATCCAATCATGGAAGAG GTGGAGACAAGAACGGTGGATACAGGCGGCACAAGACTTCACAACTTGAGCGATGAGATCCGGAAGACTGTGATTCTCATGTTGAATTCCCAGAGAATAAACCCGAATCGGAAGATGGATAGTAAGATCGAAAACTCATCCTGGATCATAGACTCTGGAGCTACCAATCATGTGACAGGTAATCCGGAAGAACTGAGCAATAAGCAAGACATTCCTATGTGTCCG GTTCCTTGCAACAATTACCATAGGAACCGAACTAAAAACTTTTCGGAGGGAATGAAAGAGGAACATTGGAAAACAACCACGCACCAAGAGATCCAAGCATTGGAGGATAATGGAACATGGACACTAGAAACTATGCCACCGGATAAGAAAGCACTCAGATGTAGATGGGTGTACAAAATCAGGTACAACTCCGACGGCAAGATCGAGCGATATAAAGCTCGTTTGGTCATCTTCGGAAATAAACTGGAGGAAGGAATTGACTACAACAAAAAATTTTCTTCGGCTGCTAAGGTAGTAACCATTTGGACCTTCTTAGCAATTGCGACTGCGCGAAATTGA